A segment of the Rattus rattus isolate New Zealand chromosome 4, Rrattus_CSIRO_v1, whole genome shotgun sequence genome:
CGCATTGATCCCCGAGTCCTCGGAACCGGAAGGGGAGGAGCAGTGACCCAGTTTCGGAGTGTCGCTCTCTTTAGAAATTAAGGCATCGTGTGCAGAGACCTCCTCGGGGCTTATCTTCTGGGAATGGGGCGCCTGCTGCTTCTGCACGTAGCACATCTTCCCGTTAATACATTTAACCTGATAGTTGTCGATGAAGAGATCAGAAATCATACAGTACCTTGGTGAGTCAGGGGGGAGCGGAGGCTGGAAGACAGACGCAAATTTCAAAAAGTGTTCAGTGAGCGAGACGGAGATTTGAATGGTGTTGGTGGGCTCTCGTGGCCTTGCAGGGATCTCTGTGCTTGGAAGCTGTTCCACGGGGGTCATAGGCTGATACACATATTTGCCTGTGGGACACAGAAGACATGGCTGAAATGTAAGACCACCACGCAAACTGTATCAGCATAGCTGCAACGGTCTGGCTCTGTACAGCAAGCATGTTCTCTAAAGTGCTTTGCTGACATCCAGCTCGAACCAGTAACAGCATCATCACTTGACACTGTCACATTCACATCACTGGCACTTCAGATCCAGTGTGTCACTGTAATTTCCATGCAAGAAACCCAAAATACATTCTGAAAATTTAACTTCACAAAGAATGCCTACCCGGCATGCGTTGGGCCTTTGGTTCAACCACCAatgctgagagacagacagagacagagagacagacagacagacagacagagctgctTCACTGTAGGCCTGGAGTGGGCAGACAATCCTGTAACCAAAACGAGTCACTCACCACACTGGACACAGTTCCCAGAAACAATAAGGCCAACACACACAAGCgagaagaaaacacaataaactaCAGAACtgtaacttcatttttaattctaaTATAGGTTAacacatattaatatatttcaatGTATTCAATGTATTACTAAAAAGAATATGGGCGAGCGTCCCTTTGTAGGTGTTTGTGTTTTGACCTTGTTTCTACTGCAGTactagagatggaacccaggggtGAGCGTGTGAGCCGCCACTGGGCTATGCCTGAGGCCCTAGGCGGGATGTTTTAGtcgtatgcacacatgtatttagCAGGTAATAGCCTACTAGACTGTCCTGACCACTGCACAGCAGGCTAAGGCTGAATCTGTCTAAAGACCCAAGGGAAATCATTATTGTTTCCCAGACACCAATGCCATGGCCACTTCAGAACGGAAACccagcaggtgcacacacaggcagccCAGGTTTCTCTCATCTCTATCTCTCCCCTTCTGCACTGGGCCCTCAGCTGCTTCTCGGAGAAAAACAATGGTGTCTTAATGTGTTCCTTTCCACACTCCCTTTACTTCTTTCCTACATCTAGAAAGTCTTTCAAGTGCCAGTTGCTAAGGAAATGGACTAAAACTATGCAGTTTGTAAGTCTAAcaaattgatattgttgttaatgttgttactggagacagggtctcacgatgTAGCCCTGACAagcctggaactagctatgtagaccaggctggcctcaaactcagagagccacccacatctacctcctgagtactaggattaaaactATTGCTACCACACCAGCTTCTCagtctaaaattatttcataatactAAGCTCAAAGGGGTCCAGGGAGATGTCACATAATAAAAGGACTTACAATGCAACCCTAATGACTTAAGTACAGATTCCCAGAACCTGAGAAAAAGTCTGGTGTGTGACCTGTGTGTCATTCACACAGCtacagggagaagggagagagaggagaggctcccaggagcttaaggccaGCTAACCTGGGGTACGCAGAACAGCGATAAACAAGGGAAGACCCTCCCTCAAACAAGCTGGGGACGACAcccaaggttatcctctgaccttcacacatgggTGGGTGACATAcacagtatctatctatctatctatctatccatccatccatccatcatctattatctatctatcctctcatccatctatcaatctatcatccacctatcatctatctaccatccatcaatctatcatccatcatctcTCTATCatccacctatcatctatctaccatccatctatctatcatccacctatctatcatccatccatctttctgtcatccatttatcatctatctatctaagtgCAAAGGAAGAGGTAAGGAAGCCTTAAGGAGCCGCTGCTGTGGGCATCCTCTGTGTCCTCCCTGTTGGATGAGTGGGTTTAGTCAGGCTGGGTTTCATCCTTCACACGCATTGTAGCTGCTTTTAAACCTTAGTGCCACTGGGATTTTAGACCAGATCATCCTTTGCTGGGGCTATCCAGGTGCACCACAAGAGGGTTAGCCTGGCTTCTTGCTATCAACTtgacaaaacaattaaaaaaaaaatccagatattGCCCAATATCCCAAGGGAGTCCTCTCCTAATAGAAGATCAAGTGTTTAGGATATCCTTGTAAACATCTCACTGTAGAAGGGTGTCCCTGTAAACATCTCACTGCAGAAGAATCATGCTTTATTTCTTGGTCGAGCTGAAAATCCTCAAATCAAACTAGCTTTGTTAGGAAGACCATCTCAGGCTGTTTTGTCTTAACGTTAAGACACGGAAGAACAGCGACTACAGGCAGGACCATGTGCCGTGCTGTGCCACAGAGCACACTGTTGGCCATCAGCACCAGGCCAGGTTAGCTTAGGCTTCACCCTGGAGTACCACGGAGAAAAAACACGTCCAGAAAGCCTGCATGGATATGAATCATGTGAACCCCAAGGGCTGAGTTTGACAGGGGAAAAAGTTAGAACTTGATTACACCTGCCTGGGGACTCCGTTTTCAACAGACCGGGTCCCTGCACTGCTCTGTATCTGCAAAAGATGTGAAGCaagagttgggtgtggtggtttaatcctagccctctgaaaagcagaagcaggagatctctctctctctctctctctctctctctctctctctctctctctctctctctctctctctctgtctctctctctgtctgtctctctctctgtctctctctgtctgtctgtctctctctctctctctgtgtgtgtgtgtctgtctgtctgtctgtctgtctgtctctctgagtttgaagtcagctggTCTACAaaaggaattccaggccagccatggccaTAGACCCTGTCtcgggaggaaagaagaaaggagggagggaaggaagagaaaagaaagatgtcagggttggggatttggctcagtggtagagtgcttgcctagcaagcgcaaggccctgggttcggtccccagctccggaaaaaaaaaaaaaaaaagaaaagaaaagaaagatgtcatGCCAATGAGAATGACAGCAGCTCACATGTACCAATTGGCCAGCACGGGATCCCAGTCTCCAACTACTGGGGATATGGAGGAAGCCGGAAATgttttcctggggctggagaaatggctcagtggttaagagcactgactgctcttccaggggtcctcagttcaattcccagccaccacatggtggctcacaaccatctataatgggatccgatgcccccttctgatgtgtctgaagacagcgacagtgtactcatattaataaaataaatcttaaaaaaaaaaaaagagagagaaagaaaaagaaaatggtttcctGTCTAGAAGGAAATGGGCAAATGGGAGTCCAGTTTTCTTTCTGCCGGACTCTTAAGCTTGGGAAGCCACAGGTGGCAGATGTTCAATGAGCTCGCTACAGGGTGCTGACCGGGCTCACCCACCCCACGTGACACTGGTTTAGTTACCACTTGGCACCACTCTAGGAGGACCAGGGCAGTTGATTGCTATCTTCCAGAATCAGCCTCAGCCTCGGAGCAAAGGCTTCTGCTTAGTTCAGAGATGAGGGGAGAGGTGAGGCCGCGCTTCAGGGCTGTATCTCTCTTTCCCAGTCTTGACATCCCCTTGTCTCACTctgctccctttccctcttttgtGATCTCCATTATATTTTTTGGTTTCTCTCCTCTTGGTTTGTGATCAGTTATATTTGCTCAGCCCaggggaagtggcactattaggaggtgtggccttgttggagtaggtgtgccactgtgggatgggctttaagaccctcatcctagctgcctggaagccagtcttctcctagcagccttcagatgaagatgtagaactctcagttcctcctgcactgtgcctgcctggatgctgccgtgctcccgccttgatactggactgaacctctgaacctgtaagcctgcccaattaaatgttctttataagagttgtcttggtcatggtgtctgttcaccgcAGTAAAACCCCAAGGCATGgttattcctttcttcctctagcCTCCTTCCCTCCAAAGCTGTTTTCCCTTCTTGAAGTATGGCACCCAGTACGACTGCTGGGTCGCCACCTTCATGTATTAAAGTCCCAGTTACCAACCTGATGTTCTTGAGAGATAAGTGGATCTATGTGAAATGGTAAAGTGGAACCCCCCCACACCCGATGGGTTCCATGTCCTTAAAGAAGAGGATGAACCCAGAGCCTGTTTTCTCTTCAGCTTCTGTAACCTGGGTGAGCATGCTCAACAGACACTGCATCCACTAAATTTTCATTAGACTTTCCAGTCAGGCTGTAAAAAACAGATGTTTATTAAGCCATCCAGTCCATggcaagtgtgtgtgttcatggtgtTCGTGTGGAGAGGGGAGGCATGTTTGTGTAGCATGTGTGTTTGAAGTGTGTATTGTGGTCGTGGGGATGGGCTGGGTTCGGGTGAGATGTGGGAGTGTTGTGCACATGAGTGGGCATGTACGCACAGACAGAAGTTGGCTGAGTGTCTTGTTCAATCACTCTCCGACGTatgctttgagacagagtctctcactaagGCCAAAGCTCAATGTTAGGCTCTCTGGCTGGCAAATGAACTCttaggatctgcctgtcttcactgacccccacccccatcccccaatgtTGGGGGATTGTGGGAGCATCCAACCACGCCCAGCTTTCCCCTTCATGAGTTCTGGAGATTCAAACTTGGATGCTCATCTTGCATAGCAAGCGCTCAGTGTGTGGCCCTGGACTACAGCAGTCTGAACTGCTATCCACGTAGTGAAACAGACCAGCTGGGAGAGGCATTGTGCGTCAGAGCGCAGCCCTGTCTCACTCTGAACTGGGCAAAGTCCGTGATCTGGGAACACAGATGCAAAGACAAAGGATGGGAAAGAGGCCGCGGCCCCAAGACAAATTATCACATAACACTGCATTGTCTGATCTCTTTACGGAAATAATGGACGTATGGCTGGAGGTGTGGCACCGTGGTGAGTCCCCTGCCGAGCAGGCAcacatctccagcaccacaataaataagttaataaatagCAAATTCCTGACCCAaagaggagtggaaggagagTAAATTATCTAGAAGTTTCacttctggacacacacacaaagcaaaggcAGAGTCCCACAGAGCAGTGTCTATACATCTCTGCACATAGTGTTATCCAGAAAAGTGTTCATCGACAGACAGAcgaataaaagcaaaaatgtatatgtgtaacaGAACATTCAGCATGCCAAACATGGCTCGCTGGAGGATAGTGTGCTAAGGGAAACAAGCCAGTGACAGCAAGATAGCTTATCTGGATCATTCCACATGTGAGAAGCCCAGAGCAGTCAAATTCATGCAGGCGGAAggtaaaatgttttcttccagGCATGGGGCGTAAGAAGAAACTATGTAGCAAGTAATTTCAGTTTACAGGTTGCAAAGTGCTGTGAAGACCAATGGTGGCGACAGCTGCTCAATATGAATGTCACTCAACACGTACATGGAAAAGTGCTCAATGACACTGGTCACTGGGGACACACAGATCAACAACAAGAATGGCGGCTATC
Coding sequences within it:
- the C4H3orf70 gene encoding UPF0524 protein C3orf70 homolog, whose amino-acid sequence is MSAATAPERGWKSEKVDEAQALARSCAARRPDFQPCDGLSICATHSHGKCFKLHWCCHLGWCHCKYVYQPMTPVEQLPSTEIPARPREPTNTIQISVSLTEHFLKFASVFQPPLPPDSPRYCMISDLFIDNYQVKCINGKMCYVQKQQAPHSQKISPEEVSAHDALISKESDTPKLGHCSSPSGSEDSGINAIGAHYVESCDEDTEEGAELSSEEDYSPESSWEPDECTLLSPSQSDLEVIETMETTV